In Primulina eburnea isolate SZY01 chromosome 5, ASM2296580v1, whole genome shotgun sequence, a single window of DNA contains:
- the LOC140832084 gene encoding beta-adaptin-like protein C: protein MSGHDSKYFSTTKKGEIPELKEELNSQYKDKRKDAVKKVIAAMTVGKDVSSLFTDVVNCMQTENLELKKLVYLYLINYAKSQPDLAILAVNTFVKDSQDPNPLIRALAVRTMGCIRVDKITEYLCDPLQRCLKDDDPYVRKTAAICVAKLYDINAELVEDRGFLDALKDLISDNNPMVVANAVAALAEIQENSSRPIFEITSSTLSKLLTALNECTEWGQVFILDALSKYKAADAREAENIVERVTPRLQHANCAVVLSAVKMILLQMELITSTDVVRNLCKKMAPPLVTLLSAEPEIQYVALRNINLIVQKRPTILAHEIKVFFCKYNDPIYVKMEKLEIMIKLASDRNIDQVLLEFKEYATEVDVDFVRKAVRAIGRCAIKLERAAERCISVLLELIKIKVNYVVQEAIIVIKDIFRRYPNTYESIIATLCENLDTLDEPEAKASMIWIIGEYAERIDNADELLESFLETFPEEPPQVQLQLLTATVKLFLKKPTEGPQQMIQVVLNNATVETDNPDLRDRAYIYWRLLSTDPEAAKDVVLAEKPVISDDSNQLDPSLLDELLANIATLSSVYHKPPDAFVTRVKTIQKTEEEDYPDGSEGGYSESSAQAADAGASSPAATGNAQNAAGRQPAAAQAAPVAIPDLLDLIGLDNNSASEDQSTTISGPPLPVLLPAPTGQGLQIRAQLIQKDGQIFYSMLFENNSQIPLDGFMIQFNKNTFGLAAAGPLQVPQLLPGTSASTLLPMVLFQNVSPGPPSTLLQVALKNNQQPVWYFNDSIPMPVIFAEDGKMERSAFLETWKSLPDSNEISKDFPAIVVNSFEAIIDRLAASNMFFIAKRKHTNQEILYLSAKIPRGIPFLIELTAAIGIPGLKCAIKTPSPEMAPLFFESVEALLQH from the exons ATGAGCGGGCACGATTCGAAGTACTTCTCCACCACCAAAAAGGGTGAAATCCCCGAGCTCAAAGAAGAACTCAATTCTCAGTACAAG GACAAGAGGAAAGATGCAGTTAAGAAGGTTATTGCTGCAATGACAGTGGGGAAGGACGTATCATCCCTCTTTACGGATGTTGTGAATTGTATGcaaactgaaaatttggagCTTAAAAAGCTTGTATATTTGTATCTCATCAATTATGCAAAGAGCCAGCCTGATCTTGCTATATTAGCAGTGAATACGTTTGTTAAG GATTCCCAAGACCCAAATCCCTTGATCCGTGCTTTGGCTGTGAGGACAATGGGCTGCATTCGCGTTGATAAAATTACGGAGTATTTATGTGATCCCTTGCAGCGATGCCTCAAG GATGATGACCCATATGTTCGCAAGACGGCAGCTATATGTGTTGCTAAACTTTATGACATAAATGCAGAGTTGGTGGAGGATAGAGGTTTCCTAGATGCTCTGAAGGATTTAATTTCGGACAACAATCCCATGGTTGTCGCAAATGCTGTTGCTGCACTTGCTGAAATTCAAGAGAACAGTAGCAGACCCATCTTTGAAATCACTAGTAGCACACTTTCAAAGCTTCTTACTGCTCTGAATGAATGCACGGA GTGGGGTCAAGTTTTTATTTTGGATGCTCTTTCCAAGTATAAGGCAGCTGATGCTCGTGAAGCCGAAAATATAGTGGAGCGAGTTACGCCGCGATTACAACATGCTAATTGTGCAGTTGTTCTTTCAGCTGTCAAG ATGATCCTTTTACAGATGGAACTAATTACCAGCACTGATGTAGTCCGGAATCTTTGCAAGAAGATGGCCCCTCCTCTTGTGACATTGCTGTCTGCAGAGCCCGAGATTCAATATGTTGCTTTGCGAAACATAAACCTTATTGTGCAAAAGAGACCCACAATTCTTGCCCATGAAATCAAG GTGTTCTTTTGCAAGTACAATGATCCAATTTATGTGAAGATGGAAAAGTTGGAAATCATGATAAAGCTTGCATCAGATAGAAATATAGACCAA GTTTTATTGGAGTTCAAAGAGTATGCTACAGAAGTAGATGTAGATTTTGTCAGAAAAGCTGTTCGTGCCATTGGACGATGTGCAATCAAGTTAGAGAGAGCAGCTGAACGGTGTATCAGCGTGTTGCTTGAGTTGATCAAGATCAAAGTAAACTATGTTGTTCAAGAAGCTATCATAGTGATTAAGGATATCTTTAGGAGATACCCTAACAC TTATGAGTCCATCATTGCTACACTTTGTGAGAACTTGGACACCTTGGACGAGCCAGAAGCAAAG GCATCAATGATTTGGATCATTGGTGAATATGCTGAAAGAATTGATAACGCTGATGAGCTCTTGGAGAGCTTTTTGGAAACATTTCCTGAGGAACCTCCACAAGTTCAGTTACAGCTGTTGACAGCGACTGTCAAACTTTTCCTCAAGAAGCCAACTGAAGGCCCACAACAGATGATCCAG GTTGTTTTGAATAATGCCACAGTCGAAACCGACAACCCAGATCTTAGAGATCGTGCTTACATATATTGGCGACTCCTCTCAACCGATCCTGAG GCAGCAAAGGATGTCGTCTTAGCTGAAAAGCCTGTGATAAGTGATGATTCAAATCAACTCGACCCTTCTCTCCTTGATGAGCTTCTTGCTAACATTGCTACATTGTCCTCTGTCTACCATAAGCCCCCTGATGCATTTGTAACACGTGTGAAAACCATCCAGAAAACGGAGGAAGAGGATTATCCCGATGGAAGCGAAGGAGGGTATTCTGAATCATCTGCTCAAGCTGCTGATGCAGGTGCTTCATCGCCAGCTGCCACAGGTAATGCTCAGAATGCAGCTGGAAGGCAACCAGCTGCTGCACAAGCCGCTCCTGTGGCCATACCCGATTTACTTGATCTGATTGGCTTAGATAATAACAGTGCATCAGAGGATCAGTCTACAACCATTTCTGG ACCTCCTTTACCAGTTCTATTACCTGCACCTACTGGTCAAGGTCTACAAATCCGTGCCCAGCTGATCCAGAAAGATGGCCAAATATTTTACAGCATGTTATTTGAGAACAATTCACAGATTCCACTTGATGGGTTCATGATTCAGTTCAACAAGAACACTTTCGGTCTGGCTGCAGCTGGACCGCTTCAG GTTCCTCAATTGCTACCTGGGACATCTGCAAGCACTCTTCTACCTATGGTTTTGTTCCAGAACGTTTCTCCTGGTCCACCAAGTACACTTCTGCAGGTTGCTTTgaaaaataatcagcaacctgTATGGTATTTTAATGACAGCATTCCTATGCCTGTAATTTTTGCTGAAGATGGGAAAATGGAGCGATCAGCATTTCTCGAG ACATGGAAATCGTTACCTGATTCTAATGAGATTTCCAAGGACTTCCCAGCAATTGTGGTGAATAGTTTTGAAGCAATCATAGACCGGTTGGCTGCATCCAACATGTTTTTTATTGCAAAGCGCAAGCACACAAATCAAGAAATTTTGTATCTATCTGCCAAGATTCCTCGAGGGATCCCTTTCTTGATCGAACTTACGGCAGCCATCGGTATCCCTGGACTTAAATGTGCGATAAAAACACCAAGCCCTGAAATGGCCCCACTTTTCTTCGAATCCGTAGAAGCTCTCCTCCAGCATTAA
- the LOC140832082 gene encoding general transcription and DNA repair factor IIH helicase/translocase subunit XPB1 has protein sequence MGNGDKGRPIKKIKYSKEDHRHIGADEDNSHFHEDIDEDLRDGEGKKRDFSKLELKPDHENRPLWACADDRIFLETFSPLYKQAYDFLIAIAEPVCRPESMHEYNLTPHSLYAAVSVGLETETVISVLNKLSKTKLPKDMIDFIHSSTANYGKVKLVLKKNKYFVESPFPEVLKKLLMDEVIGRARISVEGVQGSDGFTIGKSTGEIEGGHDELLNEVELAAAAEEKETHSFEIDPAQVENVKQRCLPNALNYPMLEEYDFRNDTVNPDLEVELKPHAQPRPYQEKSLSKMFGNGRARSGIIVLPCGAGKSLVGVSAASRIRKSCLCLATNAVSVDQWAFQFKLWSTITDEQICRFTSDSKERFRGNAGVVVTTYNMIAFNGKRSEEAEKILEEIRNREWGLLLMDEVHVVPAHMFRKVISITKSHCKLGLTATLVREDERITDLNFLIGPKLYEANWLDLVKGGFIANVQCAEVWCPMTKEFFAEYLKKENSKKKQALYVMNPNKFRACEFLIRFHEQQRGDKIIVFADNLFALQEYAIKLQKPMIFGATSHAERTKILEAFKTSRDVNTIFLSKVGDNSIDIPEANVIIQISSHAGSRRQEAQRLGRILRAKGKPQDRVVGGKEEYNAFFYSLVSTDTQEMYYSTKRQQFLVDQGYSFKVITSLPPSDSGPELNYHYLDDQLALLGKVLSAGDDLVCLEQLEEDADGIALEKARRSVGSMSAMSGASGMVYMEYNTGQKKLHGQSKSKPKDPAKRHHLFKKRFIGT, from the exons ATGGGAAATG GCGATAAAGGTCGACCCATCAAAAAAATCAAGTACTCCAAG GAGGACCATAGGCATATTGGCGCTGATGAAGATAATTCTCATTTCCATGAAGATATTGACGAGGATCTTCGAGATG GTGAAGGGAAAAAGAGAGATTTTTCAAAATTGGAACTTAAACCTGATCATGAAAATCGGCCATTGTGGGCTTGTGCCGATGATCGCATTTTCTTGGAGACTTTCTCTCCACTGTATAAACAGGCCTATGATTTTCTTATTGCCATTGCTGAACCAGTTTGCAG GCCAGAATCAATGCATGAATACAACTTGACTCCACATTCCCTGTATGCCGCGGTGTCAGTTGGACTTGAAACAGAGACTGTTATTTCTGTTCTAAATAAATTATCAAAGACCAAGCTTCCAAAAGACATGATTGATTTTATTCACAGTTCCACTGCTAATTATGGAAAAGTGAAGCTTGTGCTCAagaagaataaatattttgttgaatCACCATTTCCAGAG GTATTGAAAAAATTGTTGATGGATGAGGTTATAGGACGAGCAAGAATTTCTGTTGAG GGAGTTCAAGGAAGTGATGGGTTTACAATAGGAAAATCTACTGGTGAAATAGAAGGTGGGCACGATGAGTTGCTAAATGAAGTGGAGTTGGCAGCTGCAGCTGAAGAAAAAGAAACTCATTCATTTGAAATTGATCCTGCTCAG GTTGAAAATGTAAAGCAACGGTGTTTGCCGAATGCTCTAAATTATCCCATGTTGGAAGAGTATGACTTTAGAAATGACACT GTCAATCCTGATCTGGAGGTTGAATTGAAGCCCCATGCGCAACCACGACCTTATCAAGAAAAAAGTCTTAGTAAAATGTTTGGAAATG GCAGGGCCCGCTCTGGTATCATTGTGCTACCGTGTGGTGCAGGAAAGTCTTTGGTTGGTGTTTCTGCTGCCAGCAGGATAAGAAAGAGTTGTCTTTGTTTGGCTACAAATGCGGTGTCTGTTGATCAGTGGGCTTTCCAGTTTAAATTGTGGTCGACTATTACAGATGAACAAATATGTCGTTTCACATCTGACAGCAAAGAGAGATTTCGTGGCAATGCTGGGGTGGTGGTGACAACATAtaatatgattgcatttaatggCAAACGATCTGAAGAAGCTGAGAAGATCCTCGAAGAAATAAGAAACCGGGAATGGGGATTGCTTCTCATGGATGAG GTGCACGTAGTCCCCGCTCACATGTTCCGCAAGGTCATCAGTATCACAAAATCTCACTGCAAACTGGGTCTTACTG CCACACTTGTGAGAGAAGATGAGAGGATTACTGATTTGAACTTCCTTATTGGTCCAAAATTATATGAGGCTAATTGGTTGGATTTAGTGAAAGGAGGGTTCATTGCAAATGTTCAGTGCGCAGAAGTCTGGTGTCCAATGACAAAGGAGTTTTTTGCTGAGTATCTAAAGAAAGAGAATTCGAAGAAGAAACAG GCTCTATATGTGATGAATCCTAATAAATTCAGAGCTTGTGAGTTCCTTATCCGTTTCCACGAGCAGCAGCGGGGTGATAAGATAATAGTTTTTGCAGATAATCTTTTTGCTCTGCAAGAATATGCAATAAAGCTTCAAAAACCAATGATTTTTGGTGCAACAAG CCACGCTGAAAGAACTAAAATTCTTGAAGCATTTAAAACCAGTCGGGACGTGAACACCATTTTCCTCTCGAAG GTGGGTGATAATTCCATAGATATTCCTGAGGCAAACGTGATCATTCAGATTTCATCACATGCCGGTTCAAGGCGTCAAGAGGCTCAACGACTTGGGCGTATTCTCAGGGCGAAG GGTAAGCCTCAAGATAGAGTGGTGGGAGGCAAGGAAGAGTACAATGCATTTTTCTATTCACTTGTATCTACAGACACTCAG GAGATGTATTACTCAACCAAAAGACAGCAGTTTTTGGTTGATCAAGGTTATAGTTTTAAG GTTATCACGAGCTTACCACCCTCAGACTCAGGACCCGAGTTGAATTACCATTATCTTGATGATCAGCTTGCACTTCTTGGCAAG gTGCTAAGTGCTGGGGATGATCTAGTCTGTTTAGAGCAACTAGAAGAAGATGCAGATGGCATTGCTCTTGAAAAAGCTCGTCGCTCAGTCGGGTCGATGAGTGCCATGTCTGGAGCTAGTGGAATGGTTTACATGGAATATAA TACGGGGCAGAAAAAGCTACATGGGCAATCAAAGAGCAAGCCTAAAGATCCGGCAAAGAGGCACCACTTATTCAAGAAACGTTTTATTGGTACTTAG
- the LOC140832085 gene encoding uncharacterized protein isoform X1, with product MSFPNNRIWMPIRSGSQDNEEVADVSARNEHKRGYQWFVGSHEQELFFNKKQSIESDNKGTSSGATVTSYPLWSDISSSQPGGHIGDHLVNPITVQSSDLSQNNVFSTVSTDPHMEKGGSEDQFGIDLSTCFSMSQTVEDPLYLNSGVRKVMVDDIRILQNCLPEFVQNSNPGKKNEKPCTIFQNVEQACSKRDGMVKNQFFSGLYDNTPSISQAFNRRNYDTGSIEKSSGNFMSIGSTCQGQENFLAMNPFYNKANETFNISASSTYNKGDGDFTSLTYIHSQQDATFMPQRTVHSKENSTMLSLGENHENGEQTTISFGGFQDDPDDSDTSGRLICSRDILLSRLSAQSSAALGQRNFVEQITANVASVAAPRTDGTLKNLEPKIKKGTSNNFPANVKSLLSTGILDGIPVKYISWSREKNLRGVVKGTGYLCSCQDCKLSKVINAYEFECHAGCKTKHPNNHIYFENGKTIYAVVQELRGTPQEILLEAIQNVTGSPINQKNFHNWKASYQAATRELHHIYGKDDTIVAS from the exons ATG TCTTTTCCAAACAACAGAATTTGGATGCCTATTAGGTCTGGTTCTCAGGATAATGAAGAGGTGGCTGATGTCTCAGCTAGAAATGAGCACAAGCGTGGTTATCAGTGGTTTGTCGGTTCACATGAGCAAGAGCTATTCTTTAACAAGAAGCAATCAATAGAATCTGATAACAAAGGAACAAGTTCAGGAGCTACAGTTACAAGTTATCCTTTATGGAGTGATATTTCCAGTTCTCAGCCAGGAGGTCATATAGGTGATCACCTCGTCAACCCCATAACTGTTCAGAGTTCAGATCTTTCTCAAAATAATGTCTTCTCTACTGTTTCCACTGATCCCCATATGGAAAAGGGGGGTTCTGAGGATCAATTTGGAATTGACTTGTCAACCTGTTTTTCCATGTCTCAAACTGTGGAAGATCCTTTATATCTAAATTCAGGAGTTAGAAAAGTAATGGTTGATGATATAAGAATCTTACAGAATTGCTTGCCTGAATTTGTTCAGAACTCTAACCctggaaagaaaaatgaaaaaccATGCACCATTTTTCAGAACG ttgaACAGGCCTGCAGCAAAAGAGATGGTATGGTTAAGAATCAGTTCTTTAGTGGGTTATATGACAATACGCCCTCTATTTCTCAAGCCTTCAACAGAAGGAATTATGATACTGGTTCAATTGAAAAAAGTAGCGGCAATTTCATGTCAATTGGTTCTACTTGCCAGGGCCAGGAGAATTTCTTAGCAATGAACCCTTTCTACAATAAAGCCAATGAAACATTCAATATATCTGCGAGTTCTACTTATAATAAGGGGGACGGAGATTTTACATCATTAACCTATATTCATAGTCAGCAAGATGCTACCTTTATGCCACAAAGAACGGTCCACAGCAAAGAAAATTCTACGATGCTATCATTGGGCGAGAATCATGAGAATGGTGAACAAACTACCATATCTTTTGGTGGCTTTCAGGATGATCCTGATGATAGTGACACCTCCGGCAGACTCATATGCAGCCGTGATATTTTGTTAAGTCGATTGTCTGCTCAATCTTCTGCAGCTTTGGGACAGAGAAATTTTGTGGAGCAGATAACTGCAAATGTTGCCTCGGTAGCCGCTCCACGGACAGATGGCACACTCAAGAATTTAGAACCGAAGATAAAAAAAGGAACTTCAAACAACTTCCCTGCAAATGTTAAAAGCTTATTATCAACTGGCATACTTGATGGGATTCCAGTGAAGTATATATCGTGGTCAAGAGAG AAGAATCTTCGAGGTGTGGTAAAAGGGACGGGTTACTTGTGTAGCTGCCAGGATTGTAAGCTTTCGAAG GTTATCaatgcttatgagttcgagtgCCATGCTGGTTGCAAAACCAAACACCCCAATAACCATATTTACTTTGAGAATGGGAAGACTATCTATGCAGTGGTTCAAGAACTGAGGGGTACCCCGCAGGAAATACTGCTTGAAGCGATTCAAAATGTGACGGGCTCCCCTATCAATCAGAAAAATTTCCACAATTGGAAAG CATCATATCAAGCTGCAACCCGGGAGCTTCACCACATTTATGGGAAAGATGACACGATCGTAGCATCTTGA
- the LOC140832085 gene encoding uncharacterized protein isoform X2, whose protein sequence is MPIRSGSQDNEEVADVSARNEHKRGYQWFVGSHEQELFFNKKQSIESDNKGTSSGATVTSYPLWSDISSSQPGGHIGDHLVNPITVQSSDLSQNNVFSTVSTDPHMEKGGSEDQFGIDLSTCFSMSQTVEDPLYLNSGVRKVMVDDIRILQNCLPEFVQNSNPGKKNEKPCTIFQNVEQACSKRDGMVKNQFFSGLYDNTPSISQAFNRRNYDTGSIEKSSGNFMSIGSTCQGQENFLAMNPFYNKANETFNISASSTYNKGDGDFTSLTYIHSQQDATFMPQRTVHSKENSTMLSLGENHENGEQTTISFGGFQDDPDDSDTSGRLICSRDILLSRLSAQSSAALGQRNFVEQITANVASVAAPRTDGTLKNLEPKIKKGTSNNFPANVKSLLSTGILDGIPVKYISWSREKNLRGVVKGTGYLCSCQDCKLSKVINAYEFECHAGCKTKHPNNHIYFENGKTIYAVVQELRGTPQEILLEAIQNVTGSPINQKNFHNWKASYQAATRELHHIYGKDDTIVAS, encoded by the exons ATGCCTATTAGGTCTGGTTCTCAGGATAATGAAGAGGTGGCTGATGTCTCAGCTAGAAATGAGCACAAGCGTGGTTATCAGTGGTTTGTCGGTTCACATGAGCAAGAGCTATTCTTTAACAAGAAGCAATCAATAGAATCTGATAACAAAGGAACAAGTTCAGGAGCTACAGTTACAAGTTATCCTTTATGGAGTGATATTTCCAGTTCTCAGCCAGGAGGTCATATAGGTGATCACCTCGTCAACCCCATAACTGTTCAGAGTTCAGATCTTTCTCAAAATAATGTCTTCTCTACTGTTTCCACTGATCCCCATATGGAAAAGGGGGGTTCTGAGGATCAATTTGGAATTGACTTGTCAACCTGTTTTTCCATGTCTCAAACTGTGGAAGATCCTTTATATCTAAATTCAGGAGTTAGAAAAGTAATGGTTGATGATATAAGAATCTTACAGAATTGCTTGCCTGAATTTGTTCAGAACTCTAACCctggaaagaaaaatgaaaaaccATGCACCATTTTTCAGAACG ttgaACAGGCCTGCAGCAAAAGAGATGGTATGGTTAAGAATCAGTTCTTTAGTGGGTTATATGACAATACGCCCTCTATTTCTCAAGCCTTCAACAGAAGGAATTATGATACTGGTTCAATTGAAAAAAGTAGCGGCAATTTCATGTCAATTGGTTCTACTTGCCAGGGCCAGGAGAATTTCTTAGCAATGAACCCTTTCTACAATAAAGCCAATGAAACATTCAATATATCTGCGAGTTCTACTTATAATAAGGGGGACGGAGATTTTACATCATTAACCTATATTCATAGTCAGCAAGATGCTACCTTTATGCCACAAAGAACGGTCCACAGCAAAGAAAATTCTACGATGCTATCATTGGGCGAGAATCATGAGAATGGTGAACAAACTACCATATCTTTTGGTGGCTTTCAGGATGATCCTGATGATAGTGACACCTCCGGCAGACTCATATGCAGCCGTGATATTTTGTTAAGTCGATTGTCTGCTCAATCTTCTGCAGCTTTGGGACAGAGAAATTTTGTGGAGCAGATAACTGCAAATGTTGCCTCGGTAGCCGCTCCACGGACAGATGGCACACTCAAGAATTTAGAACCGAAGATAAAAAAAGGAACTTCAAACAACTTCCCTGCAAATGTTAAAAGCTTATTATCAACTGGCATACTTGATGGGATTCCAGTGAAGTATATATCGTGGTCAAGAGAG AAGAATCTTCGAGGTGTGGTAAAAGGGACGGGTTACTTGTGTAGCTGCCAGGATTGTAAGCTTTCGAAG GTTATCaatgcttatgagttcgagtgCCATGCTGGTTGCAAAACCAAACACCCCAATAACCATATTTACTTTGAGAATGGGAAGACTATCTATGCAGTGGTTCAAGAACTGAGGGGTACCCCGCAGGAAATACTGCTTGAAGCGATTCAAAATGTGACGGGCTCCCCTATCAATCAGAAAAATTTCCACAATTGGAAAG CATCATATCAAGCTGCAACCCGGGAGCTTCACCACATTTATGGGAAAGATGACACGATCGTAGCATCTTGA